In Thermorudis peleae, a genomic segment contains:
- the metE gene encoding 5-methyltetrahydropteroyltriglutamate--homocysteine S-methyltransferase, which produces MAQSSTLGYPRLGKRRELKRALEGFWAGTLDEAQLVETGRAIRRAMWQVQQQAGIDLIPCNDFSFYDHVLDAICLVGLVPERFGPREETVSLSTYFAMARGAEGIPALELTKWFDTNYHYLVPEFQGPEPALASTKPFDEFVEATTMLGRAAKPVLLGPVSLLLLGKHHSRPLADHLAALLPIYARVLERLADAGAEWVQVDEPVLVQDRTAEELALVRQAYRMLGSLSHRPKLLVQTYFGSLDVESWHLVTALPIEGIGLDFVRGTENLSLLNEHGFPAGKVLGAGVVNGRNIWRTNLVEALELLEELAEHVDPALLWVQPSCSLLHVPHDVRLEEHLPENVRALLAFAEQRLEEVVILTRGINEGRSAILAELEANAEYFRLGLDASQLYHRPTRERIAALSEDDFRRRSPYNVRAPLQQARLQLPLFPTTTIGSFPQTQDVRTARARWRSGKLSDEAYWQFIRERIADVIRRQEEIGLDVLVHGEFERSDMVEYFAEQLAGFVLTEHAWVQSYGSRAVRPPIIFGDIYRPKPMTVDVSRYAQSLTAKPVKGMLTGPVTILNWSFVREDLPRREVAYQIALALRDEVRDLEAAGIQVIQIDEPALREGLPLRRKDWDDYLDWAVKAFRLASSGVRDETQIHSHMCYSEFNDIIAAIDALDADVISIENSRSQGELLRAFQDYRYPRQIGPGVYDVHSARVPSVDEIESLLLRAAEILDPRQLWVNPDCGLKTRRPEEVWPSLTNMVEAARRMRERYLARVDA; this is translated from the coding sequence ATGGCACAAAGTTCGACTCTTGGCTATCCACGCCTTGGCAAGCGCCGGGAGCTCAAACGTGCTCTTGAAGGCTTTTGGGCAGGGACCCTTGATGAAGCGCAGCTGGTAGAGACGGGCCGGGCAATCCGCCGAGCGATGTGGCAGGTGCAGCAACAGGCTGGCATTGACTTGATTCCCTGCAATGATTTCAGCTTCTATGACCACGTTCTCGACGCTATTTGCCTGGTTGGACTTGTTCCCGAGCGTTTTGGCCCGCGTGAGGAAACGGTGAGTTTGTCAACCTACTTTGCCATGGCACGGGGAGCCGAAGGTATTCCAGCGCTTGAACTCACGAAGTGGTTCGATACGAACTATCACTACCTCGTCCCTGAATTTCAGGGACCTGAGCCTGCACTGGCGAGCACGAAGCCGTTTGATGAATTTGTCGAAGCGACAACGATGCTTGGCCGTGCAGCAAAGCCTGTGCTGCTTGGCCCGGTCTCCTTGCTTCTGCTCGGGAAGCATCATTCACGACCGCTCGCTGATCACCTTGCTGCACTTCTACCCATCTATGCACGCGTCCTCGAGCGCCTGGCAGATGCAGGCGCCGAGTGGGTGCAAGTTGATGAGCCCGTCCTCGTCCAGGATCGTACTGCCGAGGAGCTGGCCCTTGTCCGACAAGCCTATCGAATGCTTGGATCACTCTCTCATCGTCCAAAGCTTCTCGTGCAAACCTACTTTGGCAGTCTCGATGTTGAGAGTTGGCACCTTGTGACAGCCTTGCCCATTGAAGGGATTGGCCTTGACTTTGTTCGTGGGACAGAGAATCTTTCACTGCTCAATGAGCACGGATTCCCTGCCGGGAAAGTCCTCGGGGCTGGTGTGGTCAATGGTCGCAATATCTGGCGAACGAATTTGGTTGAAGCACTGGAGTTGCTGGAGGAGCTAGCTGAGCACGTTGATCCTGCTCTGCTCTGGGTACAACCGTCGTGTTCCCTGCTCCACGTTCCACACGATGTGCGACTCGAGGAGCACTTGCCGGAAAACGTGCGTGCACTCCTCGCGTTTGCTGAACAACGGCTAGAAGAGGTCGTGATCTTAACACGTGGGATCAATGAGGGCCGGTCAGCGATTCTAGCTGAGCTTGAAGCAAACGCCGAGTATTTCCGCCTTGGTCTTGATGCCAGCCAGCTCTACCACCGGCCAACACGAGAGCGTATCGCTGCCTTGAGCGAGGATGATTTTCGCCGTCGCTCGCCATATAACGTGCGTGCACCACTCCAGCAGGCACGTCTTCAACTGCCCCTCTTCCCCACGACAACAATTGGCAGTTTCCCACAGACACAAGATGTGCGGACCGCTCGTGCGCGCTGGCGCAGTGGGAAGTTAAGCGATGAAGCGTACTGGCAGTTTATTCGCGAGCGCATTGCCGACGTGATTCGCCGGCAGGAAGAAATCGGCCTCGATGTACTCGTACATGGCGAGTTTGAACGGAGTGATATGGTCGAGTACTTCGCGGAGCAACTTGCCGGGTTTGTCTTAACGGAACATGCCTGGGTGCAGTCCTATGGCAGTCGTGCTGTGCGCCCACCCATTATCTTTGGCGATATCTATCGCCCTAAGCCGATGACGGTCGACGTCAGTCGCTATGCACAATCGCTCACGGCAAAGCCAGTGAAAGGTATGCTGACTGGGCCAGTAACGATTCTCAACTGGTCGTTTGTCCGGGAAGATTTGCCACGACGCGAAGTTGCCTATCAGATTGCGCTGGCGCTCCGCGATGAGGTACGTGATCTTGAAGCTGCGGGAATCCAGGTTATTCAAATCGATGAGCCGGCGCTCCGTGAGGGGTTGCCGCTACGGCGGAAGGATTGGGATGACTACCTTGATTGGGCCGTGAAGGCGTTTCGTCTTGCATCTTCAGGTGTGCGGGATGAAACACAAATTCACTCTCACATGTGCTACAGCGAGTTTAACGACATCATTGCAGCTATTGATGCGTTGGATGCGGACGTGATTTCAATCGAAAATAGTCGAAGCCAGGGAGAATTGCTGCGTGCGTTTCAGGATTATCGCTACCCACGTCAAATTGGCCCCGGCGTCTATGACGTGCACTCAGCACGCGTGCCAAGTGTTGATGAGATTGAATCGTTGCTCCTCCGTGCTGCCGAGATTCTGGATCCTCGCCAGCTTTGGGTCAACCCTGACTGTGGGTTAAAGACGCGTCGGCCCGAAGAGGTCTGGCCCTCACTGACGAATATGGTTGAGGCCGCGCGACGCATGCGGGAGCGCTATCTCGCCCGTGTCGATGCCTAG
- a CDS encoding FAD-binding and (Fe-S)-binding domain-containing protein, with product MSIQAASTATMPAVDADTLHTLEQELRWRLDGEVRFDLYSRMLYSTDASNYQIEPYGVVIPKTYDDVRGTLELAAKYGVPVIPRGGGSGLAGQAVGRALIIDFSKYLNQIIDLDTTSHRVRVQPGIVLAQLNAKLRRHGLMFGPDPSSGDRATIGGVVANNSSGAHSILYGMTSDHVIDAHVLLADGHELTLRELSDEDLQHRARLSTREGQLLRDLLALRERYGEAIVRDYPRHWRRASGYSLKELIAERFNPARLLASSEGTLAVGLEYTLNLVPRPKQTGLVLLQFDDLVAAMALVPRMLECEPSAIELMDGMLISLTRQQPGYAQKIAFITGNAQAVLVVEFYGESDAELQDKAQRLLHHLAGVTFAEEPLVILDPGRQADVWAVRKAGLGLLMSVRGDAKPIPCIEDVSVPVEHLAEYVAEINRLVAEHGTKAAFYAHASAGCLHVRPLINLKTLQGVQAMRAITEGAAELAVRFGGVMSGEHGDGLARGELNPRLFGPTLYQCMKELKATFDPQNLLNPGKIVDCPPMTENLRYGPDYHTIDIKTHLSFEREGGFARAIEMCNGAAVCRKLGSGTMCPSYMATRDERDTTRARANALRNALAGRVLTPQHFTDKRTYEVLDLCLSCKACKTECPSSVDMAKIKTEFLAHYYAEHGTPLRARLFGNIHALNKLGAPVAPIANLVLHSPLGNLGKRLIGVHPARSLPHLARQPFDAWFRNVHIPRGDGTRGPVVYFHDTFTTYNYPEIGRAAVAVLETAGYRVILVERRACCGRPMLSKGLVEQARTNARKNVALLAPYARAGIPIVGTEPSCILTFRDEYRDLLPNSPDVELIASQSFMIDEFLARELQHGVQLPWKAEAGPHVLFHGHCHQKALIGVGPTLQVLRAAGCTVEESGAGCCGMAGSFGYETEHYEISRKIGAERLFPKVAAQAPDTVIAVAGVSCREQIAHFTGRRPVHVVEVLASRLEPAVQSAAEPTGVALAAE from the coding sequence GTGAGCATCCAGGCAGCGAGCACGGCAACGATGCCGGCGGTCGACGCCGACACGCTGCACACGCTTGAGCAGGAACTACGGTGGCGTCTTGATGGCGAGGTTCGATTCGACCTTTACAGCCGCATGCTGTATAGCACCGACGCAAGTAACTACCAGATCGAACCTTATGGCGTAGTTATCCCAAAGACCTACGACGATGTTCGGGGAACGCTTGAGCTTGCAGCGAAATATGGTGTCCCGGTCATTCCCCGCGGCGGTGGGAGTGGTCTCGCCGGACAAGCCGTCGGCCGCGCACTCATTATTGATTTCTCCAAATATCTGAATCAGATTATCGACCTTGACACAACGAGCCACCGTGTCCGTGTCCAACCTGGCATTGTCTTGGCGCAACTCAACGCCAAGCTGCGTCGCCATGGGCTGATGTTTGGTCCTGATCCATCCAGCGGCGATCGAGCAACAATCGGCGGTGTTGTGGCGAACAATTCATCGGGCGCTCACTCAATCCTCTACGGCATGACGAGTGATCATGTTATCGACGCACACGTCCTTCTCGCCGATGGTCATGAGCTCACGCTCCGTGAACTTTCTGACGAAGACCTGCAGCACCGTGCGCGCCTGTCCACCCGAGAGGGACAACTCCTCCGCGACTTGCTTGCGCTCCGAGAGCGCTATGGTGAAGCAATCGTCCGCGATTACCCTCGGCACTGGCGTCGGGCGAGTGGCTACAGCTTGAAGGAGTTAATCGCCGAACGCTTCAATCCCGCTCGACTGCTTGCCAGTTCAGAAGGAACGCTTGCGGTTGGGTTGGAGTACACGCTCAACCTCGTCCCACGTCCTAAGCAGACAGGGCTTGTCTTACTCCAATTCGACGATCTTGTTGCGGCGATGGCGCTCGTTCCTCGCATGCTGGAATGTGAACCATCAGCAATTGAGCTGATGGACGGCATGCTTATTTCCCTCACCCGGCAACAACCAGGCTACGCACAGAAGATTGCCTTCATTACTGGCAACGCACAGGCAGTCCTTGTTGTCGAATTTTATGGTGAATCGGATGCTGAGCTGCAGGATAAAGCACAACGTCTACTCCATCATCTCGCGGGGGTCACCTTCGCCGAGGAGCCGCTCGTCATTCTTGATCCTGGGCGCCAGGCCGATGTCTGGGCAGTTCGCAAAGCAGGCCTGGGCCTTCTGATGAGCGTTCGGGGCGATGCAAAGCCGATACCCTGTATCGAAGATGTCTCAGTTCCTGTTGAACACCTCGCAGAGTATGTGGCGGAAATCAACCGCCTTGTCGCCGAGCATGGCACCAAGGCCGCCTTCTATGCACATGCGAGCGCTGGTTGTTTGCACGTTCGCCCGCTTATTAACCTTAAGACGCTTCAAGGCGTCCAGGCCATGCGCGCCATTACCGAAGGCGCAGCCGAACTTGCTGTGCGCTTTGGCGGAGTGATGAGTGGCGAACATGGCGATGGCCTCGCGCGTGGCGAGTTAAATCCTCGGCTCTTCGGCCCGACGCTCTACCAGTGTATGAAAGAATTGAAGGCCACCTTTGATCCCCAGAATCTCCTCAATCCGGGGAAGATCGTTGACTGCCCGCCGATGACTGAGAACCTGCGCTACGGCCCTGATTACCACACCATTGACATCAAGACGCACCTGAGCTTTGAACGAGAAGGCGGGTTTGCTCGAGCAATTGAAATGTGCAATGGTGCAGCGGTCTGTCGCAAACTGGGTAGCGGGACCATGTGCCCCTCGTACATGGCGACTCGCGACGAACGTGATACGACGCGAGCCCGGGCCAACGCGCTTCGCAATGCCCTTGCAGGTCGCGTGCTTACTCCCCAGCATTTCACGGATAAGCGCACCTATGAAGTGCTCGATCTTTGCCTGTCTTGCAAAGCCTGCAAGACTGAGTGTCCTTCCAGCGTGGACATGGCGAAGATCAAAACCGAATTCCTGGCGCACTACTACGCCGAGCATGGCACACCATTGCGCGCCCGTCTCTTCGGCAATATTCACGCGCTAAACAAGCTTGGCGCACCGGTGGCGCCCATTGCGAACCTGGTGCTCCATAGCCCACTTGGCAATCTCGGCAAGCGGCTGATTGGCGTTCATCCCGCACGGTCACTGCCACATCTTGCTCGGCAACCATTTGACGCGTGGTTCCGCAACGTCCATATACCACGCGGTGATGGTACTCGCGGCCCAGTCGTCTATTTCCATGACACCTTTACTACATACAACTATCCGGAAATCGGCCGAGCGGCAGTTGCTGTCCTTGAGACAGCGGGCTATCGTGTCATCCTTGTCGAGCGCCGCGCCTGCTGCGGCCGGCCGATGCTCTCCAAGGGATTAGTTGAGCAGGCACGCACCAATGCACGCAAGAACGTTGCGCTTCTTGCGCCATACGCCCGAGCCGGTATCCCGATTGTTGGCACTGAGCCAAGCTGCATTCTCACGTTTCGCGATGAATACCGCGATCTTTTGCCAAATTCGCCAGATGTTGAACTCATTGCAAGCCAGAGCTTTATGATTGATGAATTTCTTGCGCGTGAACTGCAGCACGGGGTGCAGCTACCCTGGAAAGCAGAAGCTGGCCCACACGTCCTATTCCATGGGCATTGTCACCAGAAGGCACTTATTGGAGTTGGACCAACGCTGCAGGTGCTGCGCGCAGCAGGGTGCACGGTCGAGGAAAGCGGCGCAGGTTGCTGTGGCATGGCTGGCTCATTTGGCTATGAAACAGAACATTATGAGATCTCTCGCAAGATTGGAGCAGAGCGACTCTTCCCGAAAGTTGCAGCACAAGCACCAGACACCGTAATCGCTGTCGCTGGTGTTTCCTGCCGAGAGCAAATTGCGCACTTTACTGGACGCCGCCCAGTACACGTTGTTGAGGTCCTTGCGAGTCGTCTCGAGCCAGCTGTCCAATCAGCCGCAGAGCCTACGGGGGTGGCGCTTGCGGCCGAATAA
- the ispH gene encoding 4-hydroxy-3-methylbut-2-enyl diphosphate reductase codes for MTEQTLHHQHPATTPLDRRIVLAPVFGYCWGVRRTLALLERAASQGPLATVGDVIHNPQVVAALRSRGIEPVGSVAEAAARGFQRIATTAHGAGPGRAQAAQQAGLEHIDLTCPLVTRVQRLAAKLVEQGYYLVVYGDALHPEVRGILAWAGTSRACAALAPEAVPWLTNNHIPHKVAIISQTTKTADGFATFAKRVVGPVIATGGEVRVVNTICQPTRDRQDAITHLAEQGVELVLVVGGRKSSNTARLVEVAQQLGLTATRIEQADEIVPALLGDARIIGITAGASTPDYVITAVIDRLAAFGYARPVWPSQHDIGEIDDEMASLT; via the coding sequence ATGACTGAGCAGACGCTTCATCATCAGCATCCGGCAACGACACCCCTCGATCGACGTATCGTCCTGGCACCGGTGTTTGGGTATTGCTGGGGTGTGCGACGGACGTTGGCCTTACTTGAGCGTGCCGCTTCTCAAGGGCCGTTGGCTACCGTCGGCGACGTTATTCATAATCCTCAGGTCGTTGCAGCATTACGTTCCCGAGGAATCGAACCAGTGGGTAGCGTTGCCGAAGCAGCAGCACGAGGCTTCCAGCGCATTGCAACGACCGCGCATGGCGCTGGCCCTGGCCGCGCCCAGGCAGCGCAGCAAGCCGGCCTCGAGCACATCGATCTAACCTGCCCACTTGTCACCCGTGTCCAACGACTGGCTGCCAAGCTGGTCGAACAAGGCTACTATCTCGTCGTCTATGGCGACGCGCTGCATCCCGAAGTTCGCGGGATTCTCGCTTGGGCCGGAACCAGCCGAGCGTGTGCTGCACTTGCTCCCGAAGCAGTACCGTGGCTTACGAATAACCATATTCCCCATAAAGTGGCAATTATCAGCCAAACCACGAAAACAGCCGACGGGTTCGCCACATTTGCCAAGCGAGTTGTCGGACCAGTGATCGCTACTGGCGGGGAAGTACGTGTTGTCAACACGATTTGCCAACCGACACGTGATCGACAGGACGCGATTACTCATCTCGCCGAGCAAGGCGTTGAGCTCGTTCTGGTTGTTGGCGGTCGCAAAAGCTCGAATACGGCTCGACTTGTTGAAGTCGCGCAGCAGCTCGGGCTTACCGCTACGCGTATTGAACAGGCTGATGAAATCGTCCCAGCGCTTCTCGGCGATGCACGCATCATCGGTATTACCGCTGGGGCATCAACGCCTGATTATGTCATTACCGCTGTCATTGACCGGCTTGCAGCGTTTGGCTACGCGCGTCCAGTCTGGCCCTCACAGCATGATATCGGCGAGATCGACGATGAAATGGCATCTCTGACTTAG